The Amycolatopsis solani genome segment GCACCGCTTCCCCTACGCCGGTGCTCGACCACTGCGGCGGCATGGGCGACTTCCGCGGGGGTCGCGAATGAGTCATTCGCGACCTGTGAAGCCGGCGCCCGGCCGCGCCACCGACCGTGCCCCTGTCGCCGAACGACGTGGATGACTCATTCCTGTCGTCCGACGCCATGGCTCCAGCAAAGTCGCCGGCCCCGGCTCGCTTCACCGGCGGTAGGCGGGGTGGGCAGTGCGAGCGAGGTCGCGAATGAGTCATTGGCGGCTTTGGAGGTCCCGAATGAGTCATTCGCGACACCGCCTTCGGCAAGCTCGGTGCGCGGGAGGCGGCGCCCGGGGATCGGTGCCCGGGCGTCGTGAGGGGGTCGTTCATGACATCGCGGCGGATCCGGCCGATCGCGCACACGTGACTTTGCCGGTCCCGGCAAAGCCGGATCGGGTTCGGCGGGCCGGCTCGAGCGGCCCCGGGATGTCTTGAATGAGTCATTCAGGACCTCCGGCGACCTGAATGAGTCATTCAAGACATCGGGCGAGCCCGCCGATGCAACGATCCGCCGCGTCGGCTCCGCCCGCGCCACCGGACCGCGGCCGACCGGCCTGCCCCACCACCTCGCCGTACCCCGGTCGCCAAACGACGTGAATGACTCATTCCTGTCGTCCGACGCCATGAATGAGTCATTCACGGCATCGGCGCCCGGCCCGCCCAACCCGCGCCCGACCCGACCGACCTCAGCCCTTCGGCCACCGCACGTGCTCCTCGTACCCCGGGTTCTTCCGCAGGTACCCCGCAATGAACGGGCACACCGGCACGATCGTCCGCCCCGCCGCCACGACGTCGTCCAACGCTCCCGCCGCCAGCACCTTCCCCAGCCCCCGCCCGGCGAACGCGTCGTCGATCTCCGTGTGGGTGAACACCGTCAGCTCGCCGCGCTGCTCGTAGAACGCCATCCCGGCCAGCTCGTCCCCCACCCACACCTCGTACCGGCTTTCGTCCGGGTTGTGCGTCACTCGGGTTTCCTCGGTCATGCGCTCTCCTCGCTCGGGTTCGTCCCCCATCGTGCGATGCCCACCCGGCGGGCGCTGACCGGGTCGTGACCTCCGCTGGGCCGGCCGGGGGACGCGTCCGGCCCGTTCGTGTGCAACCCGGCCGGGGCCCTTGGCGGTACCCGCCGCGTTTGGTTGCCTCACAGGGTGCCCGAGCAGCCCTTCGTCCTCCCCGACTTCTACCTCCCCCACCCCGCCCGGTTGAACCCGCACCTCGAACGCGCGCGCGTTCACAGCAAGGCCTGGGCGGCCGGGCTCGACATGATCGGCGTGCCGCAGCACGGCACCGTCATCTGGACCGAGCACGACCTCGATTCCCACGACTACGCCCTGCTCTGCGCCTACACCCACCCGGACGCCGGCGCCGAAGAGCTCGACCTGATCACCGACTGGTACGTCTGGGTCTTCTACTTCGACGACCACTTCCTCGAGCTCTACAAGCGCACCGGCGACATCGAAAGCGCGCACACGTACCTCGATCGGCTGGAGCTCTTCATGCCCGCCGACGGCGAGATCACCGCGAAACCGGAGAACCCGGTCGAGCGCGGGCTCGCGGACCTCTGGGCCCGGACCGTGCCGTACCGGTCGGCCGGCTGGCGGAAGCGCTTCACCGACAGCACGAAAGCGTTGCTGGACGAGTCGCTCTGGGAACTCGCCAACATCAACGAAGGCCGGCTCGCCAACCCGATCGAGTACGTCGAGATGCGGCGGAAGGTCGGCGGCGCGCCGTGGTCGGCGAACCTGATCGAGCACTCCGTGCACGCCGAGGTGCCCGACGCCATCGCCGCCTCGCGGCCGATGGAAGTCCTCCGCGACTGCTTCGCCGACAGCGTCCACCTCCGCAACGACCTCTTCTCCTACCAGCGCGAGGTGCAGGACGAGGGCGAGCTGTCCAACGGTGTGCTCGTGTTCGAGGAGTTCCTCGGCCTCCCCACCCAGCGGGCGGCCGACGCCGTCAACGACCTGATCACCTCGCGGCTGCACCAGTTCGAGCACACCGCGCTCACCGAGGTGCCCGCGCTGTTCGACGAGCATCACGTCGACCCGGCCGAGCGCGCGGCGACGTTCGCCTACGTCAAGGGGCTGCAGGACTGGCAGGCCGGCGGGCACGAGTGGCACCTGCGCTCCAGCCGGTACATGAACGAAGGGGCCCTCGACGACCGCCCGGAGCTCGGCGCGACCGGCCTCGGGACGTCCGCGGCGCGCATCTTCGCCTCGGTGCTCAAGACCGCGCCGCAGCGGCTGCGGGCGTACTCGCACACCCCGTTCGGCGAGGTTTCGACGCCGCCGCCGGTCGAGGCGCCGTTCCCGCCGCGGCTCAGCCCGCACCTGGAGTCCTGCCGCCGCCGCAACGTCGACTGGGCGCGGCGGGTGGGCTTCCTCGACGGCCTGCTCTGGGACGAGCGGAAGCTGCGCGCCGCCGACCTGCCGCTGTGCGCGGCGGGCATCCACCCGGACGCGACGGCGGCACGGCTCGACGTCACCAGCGACTGGCTGACCTGGAGCACCTTCGCCGACGACTACTACCAGGACGTCTTCGGCGCGACCCGCGACCTCGCGGCGGCGAAGGCGTGCAACGAACGCCTGGCGCGCTTCATGGCGGACAAGCCGCCGTCGCCGCTGAACGCCCTCGAAACCGCGCTCGCCGACCTCTGGCCGCGGACGGAAAACCGCGACGCCGTGCGCCGCGCCGTCGAGTCGATGACGGCAAGCTGGCTGTGGCGGCTGGCGAACCTGGCGCAGAACCGGATCCCGGATCCGATCGACCACGTCGAGATGCGGCGCCGCACGTTCGGCGCGGACCTCTCGATGAGCCTCACCGGGCCCCGCTCGCCCCTCGCCCCCGTCGCCGCCGACTACGCGGGACTGCTCAACGACCTGTACTCCTACCGCAAGGAGATCCGGGCCGAGGGCGAGCTGAACAACAGCGTGCTCGTGG includes the following:
- a CDS encoding terpene synthase family protein; the protein is MPEQPFVLPDFYLPHPARLNPHLERARVHSKAWAAGLDMIGVPQHGTVIWTEHDLDSHDYALLCAYTHPDAGAEELDLITDWYVWVFYFDDHFLELYKRTGDIESAHTYLDRLELFMPADGEITAKPENPVERGLADLWARTVPYRSAGWRKRFTDSTKALLDESLWELANINEGRLANPIEYVEMRRKVGGAPWSANLIEHSVHAEVPDAIAASRPMEVLRDCFADSVHLRNDLFSYQREVQDEGELSNGVLVFEEFLGLPTQRAADAVNDLITSRLHQFEHTALTEVPALFDEHHVDPAERAATFAYVKGLQDWQAGGHEWHLRSSRYMNEGALDDRPELGATGLGTSAARIFASVLKTAPQRLRAYSHTPFGEVSTPPPVEAPFPPRLSPHLESCRRRNVDWARRVGFLDGLLWDERKLRAADLPLCAAGIHPDATAARLDVTSDWLTWSTFADDYYQDVFGATRDLAAAKACNERLARFMADKPPSPLNALETALADLWPRTENRDAVRRAVESMTASWLWRLANLAQNRIPDPIDHVEMRRRTFGADLSMSLTGPRSPLAPVAADYAGLLNDLYSYRKEIRAEGELNNSVLVVRNFLDCSEERAFSVVADLAEARLAEFRHAAPADHLRDWLAGVAHWHRNAGRYTELELGHHPGLGQPTGLGTSALRISSLLPAGR
- a CDS encoding GNAT family N-acetyltransferase, producing MTEETRVTHNPDESRYEVWVGDELAGMAFYEQRGELTVFTHTEIDDAFAGRGLGKVLAAGALDDVVAAGRTIVPVCPFIAGYLRKNPGYEEHVRWPKG